The following coding sequences are from one Novosphingobium sp. KACC 22771 window:
- a CDS encoding MOSC domain-containing protein, whose amino-acid sequence MNAFSTPILAVMTGRAVRFRDADEHSAIAKQPVTGPIRVGFLGLEGDEQADRKHHGGPDKAIHHYAYDHYPAWVDDLGDHPLLAAPGGFGENIATLGLTEDKVLLGDRFRLGSALIEVSHGRQPCWKLGHRFDHAPLAAKIVKNRRSGWYYRVIEEGAVQAGDTLERVERGLADWPVSRLFHVLIGGGHKADPSVLPDLAAMPVLAQAWRRRAEELQA is encoded by the coding sequence ATGAACGCTTTTTCCACCCCGATCCTTGCCGTGATGACTGGTCGCGCCGTCCGTTTCCGTGATGCCGACGAGCATAGCGCGATTGCCAAGCAGCCCGTCACCGGCCCCATCCGCGTGGGCTTTTTGGGGCTGGAGGGCGATGAACAGGCCGACCGCAAGCATCATGGCGGGCCGGACAAGGCGATCCACCATTATGCCTATGATCATTATCCGGCATGGGTCGATGATCTGGGCGATCACCCCCTGCTGGCCGCGCCGGGCGGCTTTGGCGAGAATATTGCGACGCTGGGCCTGACCGAGGACAAGGTGCTGCTGGGCGACCGTTTCCGGCTGGGCAGCGCGCTGATCGAGGTCAGCCATGGGCGCCAGCCTTGCTGGAAACTGGGGCATCGGTTCGATCATGCGCCGCTGGCGGCCAAGATCGTGAAAAACCGGCGTTCAGGCTGGTATTACCGCGTGATCGAGGAGGGCGCGGTGCAGGCGGGCGATACGCTCGAACGGGTCGAGCGCGGGCTGGCGGACTGGCCGGTGTCGCGCCTGTTCCATGTGCTGATCGGCGGCGGGCACAAGGCGGACCCTTCCGTCCTGCCCGATCTGGCCGCGATGCCGGTGTTGGCGCAGGCATGGCGCAGGCGCGCCGAGGAATTACAGGCCTAA